Part of the Candidatus Omnitrophota bacterium genome is shown below.
ATTCGCCCTCCGGCAAAAAGGTGCACGCGAAACCCACACCGCTTCTGGGAGGAGTGGCGATATATTTTTCTTTTATATTCGCCATCTCACTTACCGTCAAAGCGGATAGGGCGCTTTTAGCGTCTTTGGTAGGCGGCACAGTCATAATGGTGATAGGCATAATAGATGACAGGTTCAAATTGATACCTCGCCTGAAACTCCTGGCGCAGTTTATTGCCGCTATAATCACGATAATGATGGGCGTTCAGGTGGCGTTTATCAAAATTCCGTTTCTCAGCATGGTTTTTACCTGCCTTTGGATCGTCGGTATGACAAATGCTTTCAATCTTATAGACAATATAAACGGCCTTTGTGCGGGCATTGCCGCAATAGCGTCATTCTTTTTTGGCGTACTGGCATTTATTAACGGCAATTTCGTACTTGCGGCGACTTCTTTTGCACTTATGGGAAGCGCGCTGGGTTTTTTGAGATACAATTTTCCTAAAGCGAACATATTTATGGGAGATGCCGGCAGCATGTTTTTAGGTTTTATGCTGGCCTCAATAGCGGTAGCTGGTAGCTGGAAGACATCAAGTCTCACGACCTCTTTAGCTATACCTATACTGATACTCGGATATCCGATCTTCGATGTTACGTTTGTTACTGTAATGAGGATGATGGAGGGGCGGCCGGTATCTATGGGTGGGAAAGACCATTCTTCTCACCGTTTTGCCATAGCGATAATGGAATCAATAATGCGTTCGCGCGGGAAAAATAACTCAAAAGGAACAAAGCTTATTCCCGCAATAGTGACGTTTGCCAAAGGGCTCAGGACAAAGGGTGAAGACCGCGTCCTGAATAGGCTAGCGGCCTCAGGATTTAAGAAGAAAAGGGGCGTCCTGATGCTTTACGGTTTGAGTTTTGCTTTGGGGCTCGCCGCGCTAGGTATGACCGTATTAGGGAGGTATTTCGATTGGGGTATAATGATAATCACTCTTATCCTTACGCTTCTTTTCGGTATAAGGTTGGGGAGGGTGCGAAGCAATGGATAATTTAATTATTCTAAGTTTAGGGATCCTTATTTTCGGGCTTCCTTTTTCAAATAGTATTATAGAGATTGCCGCCACAGCCGCGATAGCGTTATGGTTTTTTAAAAAGATTTTCATCCAGCGAAGCCTTAAAGTAGAAAAGACGCCTTTAAATACTCCGGTGTCGCTTTATTTTCTAT
Proteins encoded:
- a CDS encoding undecaprenyl/decaprenyl-phosphate alpha-N-acetylglucosaminyl 1-phosphate transferase; amino-acid sequence: MPYIKTITVFCAALVSSLILTPIIARFALKINFVDSPSGKKVHAKPTPLLGGVAIYFSFIFAISLTVKADRALLASLVGGTVIMVIGIIDDRFKLIPRLKLLAQFIAAIITIMMGVQVAFIKIPFLSMVFTCLWIVGMTNAFNLIDNINGLCAGIAAIASFFFGVLAFINGNFVLAATSFALMGSALGFLRYNFPKANIFMGDAGSMFLGFMLASIAVAGSWKTSSLTTSLAIPILILGYPIFDVTFVTVMRMMEGRPVSMGGKDHSSHRFAIAIMESIMRSRGKNNSKGTKLIPAIVTFAKGLRTKGEDRVLNRLAASGFKKKRGVLMLYGLSFALGLAALGMTVLGRYFDWGIMIITLILTLLFGIRLGRVRSNG